The Henckelia pumila isolate YLH828 chromosome 2, ASM3356847v2, whole genome shotgun sequence genome includes a window with the following:
- the LOC140880995 gene encoding transcription factor GTE10-like, with protein MVQKPRKASKGYSSRFVPDFQYGAEAMTESEGFGSSGRVEEGLTASEDSCAPKSQCIKLNVDDYDGFDVPMQTFSLSRMSELEKRDLVLKLKSDLELVRLFQRKFYSLGLDSVEFSPASNVHGRHNVPKRPGSVETFPMSKSKKAVGASKKKIPPGKNGSRTKGGQLAGKRIESVKQPARKNTNFDVLMKQCDALLKNLMKQKNAWIFNKPVDIVESNIPDYFTVIKHPMDLGTVKVKLLSNQYFGPMEFAADVRLTFKNAMTYNLSGNAVHIYAAGLSQFFESRWKSIEKKIPSSTNESTPSKSSVVIESEIASMPPVKKQKIAPTENKLDRKTEKRVMTDIEKKRLGEELEALLEELPENIIEFLKDSTSNGGQVIEDEIEIDIGTLNDDTLFSLRKLLDDYLRNKEKNQTLSEVEIPNESGFSNPYVQPLVGDASADEDVDIGGNDLPLVSNLTTMEIDKDTVPRNTKDNSSSSSSSDSHTSSSDSESDGLSAGEADGPRNSAEAGASKVAVASILEPQKTDLKNSYDCLNGDAEQNLSSIVTSNEPNCHQEEESAPHDRLVSSDKLYRAAVLRSRFADIILKVQENNLEKCETPGTGKLKGEKEELERWRREEKARLQAEAKALEEDRKRAEAKAESEVRRKRELEREAARQALQMMEKTVDINENSRFMEDLEMFRSAPDEHLQSSLVDDASPENSQNGLDGFKFQASGNPLEQLGLFMKSDEDEGVEQQSSQSPSTSNDNRSEEEMG; from the exons ATGGTGCAGAAACCTCGGAAAGCCTCGAAAGGTTATTCTTCTCGGTTTGTGCCTGATTTTCAGTATGGGGCGGAGGCAATGACGGAATCAGAAGGCTTTGGAAGCTCCGGTCGGGTTGAGGAAGGTTTAACAGCTTCAGAGGACTCTTGTGCACCAAAAAGCCAGTGTATTAAATTGAATGTGGATGACTATGATGGGTTTGACGTGCCTATGCAAACTTTTTCATTGTCTAGAATGTCAGAGTTGGAGAAAAGGGATTTGGTGTTGAAATTGAAAAGTGATCTCGAATTAGTTAGGTTGTTTCAGAGGAAGTTCTATTCTCTGGGATTAGATTCAGTAGAGTTTTCACCTGCATCTAATGTTCATGGCCGTCATAATGTGCCAAAGAGACCTGGTTCGGTGGAAACTTTTCCTATGTCTAAGAGTAAAAAAGCTGTGGGagcaagtaaaaaaaaaattcctccTGGAAAAAATGGTTCGCGCACAAAAGGTGGGCAACTTGCAGGAAAGCGAATTGAGTCGGTGAAGCAGCCTGCACGGAAGAATACCAATTTTGATGTGTTGATGAAACAGTGTGACGCATTGttgaaaaatttgatgaaacagaAAAATGCTTGGATTTTCAATAAGCCCGTTGATATTGTCGAATCGAATATTCCGGACTACTTCACTGTGATAAAGCATCCAATGGATTTGGGCACAGTGAAAGTGAAGTTACTTTCAAATCAGTATTTCGGTCCAATGGAATTTGCTGCCGATGTAAGGCTCACCTTTAAAAATGCAATGACGTATAACTTGTCTGGAAATGCTGTTCATATTTATGCAGCCGGTTTGAGTCAATTCTTTGAATCGAGATGGAAATCAATCGAGAAGAAGATTCCTTCATCAACAAATGAATCCACACCTTCTAAATCTAGTGTTGTCATAGAATCTGAAATCGCTTCCATGCCTCCTGTGAAGAAGCAAAAAATTGCTCCTACTGAGAACAAGCTCGATCGAAAAACTGAAAAGCGGGTGATGACTGATATTGAGAAGAAAAGATTGGGTGAGGAGTTGGAAGCATTGCTGGAAGAATTACCTGAaaatattattgaatttttgaaaGATAGCACTTCGAATGGAGGTCAAGTGATTGAAGACGAGATTGAAATTGACATCGGGACGCTCAATGATGATACCCTGTTCTCGCTACGGAAACTTTTGGATGATTATCTACGAAACAAGGAGAAGAATCAAACACTGAGTGAAGTTGAG ATACCCAATGAGTCTGGTTTTAGCAATCCATATGTCCAGCCTCTCGTAG gcGATGCATCAGCCGATGAGGATGTGGATATTGGTGGAAATGATCTGCCACTTGTCTCAAATCTTACTACCATGGAGATTGATAAGGATACCGTACCAAGAAATACCAAAGACAATAGTTCAAGTAGCTCCAGTAGCGATTCTCATACCTCATCCAGTG ATTCAGAGTCTGATGGCTTGTCTGCGGGTGAAGCAGATGGTCCCAGGAACTCAGCTGAAGCAGGTGCATCAAAG GTAGCTGTAGCTTCTATACTTGAGCCACAGAAAACTGACCTCAAAAATTCCTATG ACTGCTTGAACGGGGACGCGGAGCAAAATTTATCTTCAATTGTGACCTCTAATGAGCCTAATTGTCATCAAGAGG AGGAGAGTGCTCCACATGACAGGCTAGTCTCCTCTGATAAGCTTTACCGAGCTGCTGTATTGAGAAGCAGATTTGCTGACATTATTCTTAAAGTCCAGGAGAATAATCTTGAAAAG tgCGAAACACCAGGCACGGGGAAACTGAAGGGTGAGAAAGAGGAGCTTGAAAGGTGGAGAAGAGAAG AGAAAGCTCGGTTACAAGCGGAAGCCAAGGCTTTAGAAGAAGATAGAAAGAGAGCTGAAGCCAAAGCAGAATCGGAGGTCAGAAGGAAGAGGGAACTGGAAAGGGAAGCAGCACGCCAGGCTCTACAGATG ATGGAGAAGACTGTTGATATTAATGAGAATAGTCGATTCATGGAAGATCTGGAAATGTTTAGATCCGCTCCAGACGAGCACCTGCAGAGCAGTTTAGTAGATGACGCAAGCCCCGAAAACTCTCAAAATGGTCTCGATGGTTTCAAATTTCAGGCAAGTGGTAATCCGTTGGAGCAACTCGGATTATTCATGAAAAGCGATGAAGATGAAGGAGTTGAACAGCAAAGCTCTCAGTCTCCAAGCACCTCAAATGATAATCGGTCAGAAGAAGAAATGGGCTGA
- the LOC140883904 gene encoding stemmadenine O-acetyltransferase-like produces MMSLKIGSSVGSEGRSLGRVLYKNPSGEGFSKPVKRRGRGRPGRPLGATGKGDHKPRQHERTKLRFQRRRTILKTITGRFLIWIYHTVDLQYIILKNNYSTDCSQPGRFLLFTEVLKMKIDKICEEFIKPSTPTPLQLRDYNLSFIDERIPNTYVPLILYYSFHDKKNTATRSEMSRRLKNSLSDSLVHFYPLAGRMTDQASVHCNDEGILYIEAYVDGSVFALTECPENDILDKLVPFESNGTVSSCEEQLAIQVSFFKCGGFCIGTCISHRISDGFTLSSFIKSWAAISCGDQSNLMTPVYNAATVFPPRNTPDFKPNLRSLAVQPPVAKYVAKRFVFTASELDELKQEVVKNSSIVNPTWVEVLSGFLWYHCMVAKGVEEPRKSVAFHPVNLRGRIQLLSECSFGNLFQMTKAVATVDDQTAWIELVQKMRDAFGKIDTEYTAELLGEKGCHLAKENFMEMGRFLGSDEDIEVFRFSSYCLLAFDEADFGWGKPVWVSPGSTCIKNVITLLDSVKCGGGIEAWVVMAGTEMERLHQKLEFLGYLSSSSSSG; encoded by the exons ATGATGAGCCTGAAGATAGGCTCATCGGTAGGTTCCGAAGGGAGGTCTTTAGGGCGGGTGTTATACAAGAATCCAAGCGGAGAAGGTTTTTCGAAACCAGTCAAGAGAAGAGGAAGAGGAAGGCCAGGGAGGCCGCTAGGCGCAACAGGAAAAG GCGACCACAAGCCAAGGCAACACGAGAGGACAAAGCTGAGGTTCCAAAGAAGAAGGACGATCCTGAAGACGATAACTGGGAGGTTTTTGATATGGATCTACCATACTGTTGACCTGCAATACATAATACTTAAAAACAACTACAGTACTGATTGTTCACAGCCAGGAAGGTTTTTGTTGTTCACCGAAG TATTGAAAATGAAGATTGACAAAATTTGTGAAGAGTTCATCAAGCCTTCTACTCCAACCCCACTTCAACTCCGAGATTACAATCTCTCTTTCATTGATGAAAGAATTCCAAACACCTATGTACCTCTGATTCTTTACTACTCTTTCCACGACAAGAAGAACACAGCCACCCGATCCGAGATGTCGCGTCGGCTAAAGAATTCTTTGTCGGATTCTCTAGTCCATTTTTATCCTCTGGCTGGAAGGATGACAGACCAGGCTTCAGTTCATTGCAACGACGAAGGGATTTTATACATAGAAGCATACGTCGATGGCTCGGTTTTTGCCTTGACCGAATGCCCCGAAAACGATATACTAGACAAGCTTGTTCCATTCGAATCCAATGGAACCGTATCAAGTTGTGAAGAGCAATTAGCAATTCAGGTTAGTTTCTTCAAGTGTGGAGGATTTTGTATTGGGACATGCATTTCACATAGGATTTCTGATGGTTTTACACTAAGTTCGTTTATCAAATCATGGGCCGCCATTTCTTGTGGGGATCAAAGCAATTTAATGACTCCTGTGTACAACGCTGCAACGGTGTTCCCACCAAGAAACACTCCTGATTTCAAGCCAAATCTCAGAAGCCTAGCGGTGCAGCCACCCGTTGCGAAGTACGTCGCCAAGAGATTTGTTTTCACTGCATCTGAACTTGATGAATTGAAACAGGAAGTTGTAAAGAACTCTTCCATAGTGAATCCTACTTGGGTTGAGGTTTTATCTGGTTTTCTGTGGTATCATTGCATGGTGGCAAAAGGGGTCGAGGAACCTCGAAAATCGGTCGCTTTTCACCCTGTTAACTTAAGGGGAAGGATTCAACTCTTGTCGGAATGTTCTTTTGGTAACCTTTTCCAAATGACAAAGGCGGTTGCCACAGTTGATGATCAAACAGCTTGGATTGAGTTGGTGCAAAAGATGAGAGATGCGTTCGGGAAAATCGACACCGAATATACGGCAGAGCTGTTGGGTGAAAAGGGTTGTCATCTTGCTAAGGAGAACTTCATGGAGATGGGCAGATTCTTGGGTTCTGATGAGGATATTGAGGTTTTCAGATTCAGCAGTTACTGTCTATTAGCGTTTGATGAAGCAGATTTTGGGTGGGGGAAGCCTGTTTGGGTGAGCCCTGGTAGTACTTGTATCAAGAATGTGATTACTTTGCTTGATTCTGTGAAATGTGGAGGAGGAATTGAAGCATGGGTTGTGATGGCTGGAACAGAAATGGAGAGGCTTCATCAGAAATTGGAATTCTTAGGTTATCTTTcatcctcttcttcttctggttGA
- the LOC140884170 gene encoding malate synthase, glyoxysomal, with protein MVGFESSFVETSPSKEKKPFLGYDVPQGVDIRGRYDPEFAGILTKDAMQFVADLQREFRGHVKYAMECRKDAKVRYNGGALPGFDPATKYVREGEWACAPPPPAVADRRVEITGPVERKMIINALNSGAKVFMADFEDALSPSWENLVRGHVNLKDAVNGTISFNDKARNRVYKLNDRNVAKLFVRPRGWHLPDSHVFIDGEPVTGCLLDFGLYFFHNWSAFRRNQGEGFGPFFYLPKMEHSREAKIWDSVFQRAEKMAGIVNGSIRATVLIETLPAVFQMDEILYELRNHSAGLNCGRWDYIFSYIKTFQAHPDRLLPDRVQVGMTQHFMRSYSGLLIRTCHRRGVHAMGGMAAQIPIRDDPKANEAALDLVRKDKLREVKAGHDGTWAAHPGLIPAIMEVFTDNMRNKANQIHSMKREEAASITEADLLQIPRGVRTMEGLRLNTRVGIQYTAAWLMGTGSVPLYNLMEDAATAEISRVQNWQWLKYGAELDGDGLGVRVSRELFGRVVEEEMGRIEREVGKEKFKKGMYVEACKIFTRQCISPTLDDFLTLDAYNHIVIHHPIGSSKL; from the exons ATGGTGGGTTTCGAGAGCAGTTTCGTGGAGACATCTCCTTCCAAAGAAAAGAAGCCTTTCTTGGGCTACGATGTGCCCCAAGGAGTGGATATCAGGGGAAGGTACGATCCGGAGTTTGCTGGGATTCTTACCAAGGATGCCATGCAATTTGTGGCCGATCTGCAGAGGGAGTTCAGGGGACATGTCAAGTATGCGATGGAGTGTAGGAAGGACGCGAAGGTGAGGTATAATGGTGGGGCGTTGCCGGGTTTTGATCCGGCCACCAAGTACGTGAGAGAAGGGGAGTGGGCTTGCGCGCCGCCGCCGCCCGCGGTGGCTGATCGGAGGGTGGAGATCACGGGGCCCGTGGAGAGGAAGATGATCATCAATGCTCTCAATTCTGGAGCCAAGGTTTTTATG GCTGATTTCGAAGATGCTCTGTCTCCGAGCTGGGAAAATCTGGTGCGTGGGCATGTGAACTTGAAGGATGCTGTGAATGGGACCATAAGCTTCAACGACAAAGCAAGAAACAGAGTTTACAAGCTCAATGATCGGAACGTAGCCAAGCTTTTCGTTCGACCCCGAGGCTGGCATCTACCCGATTCCCACGTCTTTATCGATGGGGAGCCTGTCACCGGTTGTCTCCTTGATTTTGGCCTCTATTTCTTCCATAACTGGTCTGCTTTCCGTAGGAATCAAGGCGAAGGATTCGGACCCTTCTTCTATCTCCCCAAAATGGAACACTCGAG GGAAGCTAAGATATGGGACAGTGTGTTCCAGAGAGCTGAAAAGATGGCCGGAATCGTAAACGGCAGCATAAGAGCAACTGTTCTGATCGAGACACTCCCGGCAGTGTTTCAAATGGACGAGATTCTGTACGAGCTGAGGAATCACTCGGCGGGCTTGAACTGCGGCAGATGGGATTACATCTTCAGCTACATCAAGACGTTTCAGGCTCACCCTGATCGCCTGCTGCCGGACCGAGTTCAAGTCGGCATGACTCAACACTTCATGAGAAGTTACTCCGGTTTACTCATCCGGACGTGTCACCGGCGGGGAGTCCACGCGATGGGAGGCATG GCAGCTCAGATCCCAATCCGAGACGACCCAAAGGCGAACGAGGCTGCGCTCGATTTAGTCAGAAAGGACAAGCTAAGAGAAGTGAAAGCAGGGCACGATGGAACATGGGCAGCTCACCCTGGcctaatcccagccatcatggAAGTCTTCACCGACAACATGCGCAACAAGGCCAACCAAATTCACTCCATGAAGCGCGAAGAGGCCGCCAGCATCACCGAGGCCGACCTCCTGCAGATCCCGAGAGGCGTCCGGACCATGGAAGGCCTCCGACTCAACACCCGCGTGGGGATCCAATACACGGCGGCATGGCTCATGGGCACGGGATCCGTCCCGCTCTACAATCTCATGGAGGACGCCGCGACGGCTGAGATAAGCCGAGTTCAGAACTGGCAGTGGCTGAAATACGGAGCTGAGCTGGACGGGGACGGGCTCGGGGTGAGGGTGAGCCGCGAGCTATTCGGGAGGGTGGTGGAGGAGGAGATGGGGAGGATTGAGAGGGAAGTTGGGAAGGAGAAGTTCAAGAAAGGGATGTATGTTGAAGCTTGCAAGATCTTCACAAGGCAATGCATTTCACCTACTTTGGATGATTTTTTGACTCTTGATGCTTATAATCACATTGTCATCCATCATCCCATAGGATCTTCCAAGCTCTAG